From a region of the Chloroflexota bacterium genome:
- a CDS encoding phosphopantetheine-binding protein, which yields MVNQQKITNNQISDIVTLIAQVLQIPEYMVNDQLSYRSIMQWDSLAHINLMLALETTYGITIEPDTIVTLSSVAQIKAYVQGNLQPTSTQAAGIETQTGDVVVYRGLAGVTFDQSQITLIDGKQGCLQYRGYSIHDLVEQTTFEETAFLLLNGQLPTTAELQQFKQQLVAAREIPATILDLIQLLKDGHPTEVLRTCLSALATFDAERFDGSAPASEARTIRLIAQIPCLIAAHHAIRQGKTPIQPNPALDHAANFLYMLQESIPSQQAQQIVNQILILHADHSANASTFTARVVAGTRSDWYAALTAAIAAFAGPLHGGAIEQVITMIQAIGTPDRAADYVANLQANNQPVMGFGHRVYQTEDPRARHLRKAAQALSEQSDNNYYAILEAVVQAMRPYMAKGIDVNVDFYASVIYHLLGIPHDLFVPAFIVGRTVGWLAQIQEQYANNILIRPLLAYVGPIDQPYRALNQRQ from the coding sequence ATGGTCAATCAACAAAAAATTACCAATAACCAGATTTCAGATATAGTCACGCTGATTGCTCAGGTGCTGCAAATTCCAGAATATATGGTAAATGATCAACTGAGTTATCGCTCAATTATGCAATGGGATTCATTGGCGCATATTAACTTGATGTTGGCCTTAGAAACCACTTATGGAATTACAATCGAGCCTGATACTATTGTTACCCTTAGTTCTGTTGCCCAGATTAAGGCTTATGTGCAGGGTAATCTTCAGCCGACATCAACCCAAGCAGCAGGGATTGAAACGCAAACCGGCGATGTTGTGGTCTATCGTGGCCTGGCAGGAGTAACCTTCGATCAGAGTCAGATCACGTTGATCGATGGCAAACAAGGCTGCTTGCAATATCGCGGCTATAGCATTCATGATTTAGTTGAGCAAACGACGTTTGAGGAAACAGCCTTTTTATTATTGAACGGACAATTGCCTACCACCGCTGAGTTACAACAATTCAAGCAACAGTTGGTGGCAGCACGAGAGATTCCAGCAACGATTTTGGATCTGATTCAGCTCCTGAAAGATGGTCATCCAACTGAAGTTTTGCGTACATGCCTTTCGGCACTTGCCACGTTTGATGCCGAGCGCTTTGATGGCTCAGCTCCTGCAAGTGAAGCTCGCACCATTCGACTGATTGCCCAAATACCCTGCTTGATTGCGGCCCATCACGCGATTCGCCAAGGAAAAACACCAATTCAGCCCAACCCGGCGCTTGATCATGCCGCCAATTTTCTCTACATGCTCCAAGAAAGTATTCCAAGCCAACAAGCCCAGCAAATTGTGAATCAGATTCTGATTCTCCATGCTGATCATAGTGCCAATGCTTCAACCTTTACCGCGCGAGTTGTCGCAGGAACACGTTCTGACTGGTATGCGGCGCTCACTGCGGCAATTGCAGCCTTTGCAGGCCCACTCCACGGCGGGGCGATCGAACAGGTCATTACAATGATTCAAGCGATCGGCACGCCTGATCGAGCGGCTGATTACGTAGCCAACTTACAAGCCAACAATCAACCTGTGATGGGTTTTGGACATCGGGTCTACCAAACCGAAGATCCTCGAGCGCGACATTTACGCAAAGCAGCGCAAGCCTTGAGCGAACAAAGCGATAACAACTATTACGCGATTCTTGAAGCGGTTGTTCAGGCAATGCGTCCCTATATGGCCAAAGGGATCGATGTCAATGTTGATTTTTATGCCAGCGTTATTTATCACCTCTTGGGCATTCCCCACGATCTGTTTGTTCCAGCATTTATTGTTGGCCGAACTGTGGGCTGGTTGGCTCAAATCCAAGAACAGTATGCCAACAATATCTTGATTCGCCCGTTGCTGGCCTATGTTGGGCCAATTGATCAGCCCTATCGAGCATTGAACCAACGTCAATAA